One Candidatus Nitronauta litoralis genomic window, TGCTTTCTGTTGTATCAACGGGCAAACAAGAAAATCACGGTCAAGTGGGCTACCATTGGTAACTGCTGGCTTGGTGCGATTTTCGTGGGTGCTGCCTGTAACATTGTTTATCTCGGGGTTTATGGTTACTTTCTGCCGGCTAACCAACGTGTTGGTTTGTCAGTACCGCAGGTGACTACTACCCTTACCACCCTGTTCGCTGGTACAGCGATCAATATCTCTATGTTTAAAGACTCTGAGTCTTATGGTGATATTGAATGGGGAACTCAATCCCGTGTTGCGACATACGCCATCTTTTTGCTGGCGATTTCCTTCACCTGGTTGATGGGTCTCATGGGGTATATCCGTTCTGCCGTCCGTCTTTTCTGGCATGTTACTGAAGTGTTGCGCGACAACTCGCCAGATGCTTACACCCTGACCATTGGTGAGGCGGGCAAGATTTTGACCTTTAATGCCCTGTTTGTTTGGGTGCAGTTTGTAATCGTCTTCTGGGTCGGTAGTCTGACCGGTAAGAAGAAAGTTGAGAGCGCGGCTCCTCAAGGAGTTCCTGTGCCAGCTCAGCAGCAGCAGTAAGGACTAACTGATCCATTAGCATTTTGGCTTAAGAGAGGAGATTAGGAATGCTTCCAGAGCAACAGGATATCTTGTGGACATTTGTGACTATTATGTTCACATTGTTCTCGGTTTACGTTTTTATTAACGTAATCCAAAACTGCCGGGCTCGCCCGGGGGTGAACGCTCAGAAATGGGGTATCATTTTTGGTGCCTTTATTCTTCTGAGTTTGTATCAAACTAATCACATGTTCGACCTGAATCAGCAGGAGCAATTGGGTTACATCAGGTGGCAGGTTTTGACGGTGTTTTTTCTCCTGCTGGCTTGGGGGCTGTTCTTCAAGGGAAATGATGTTGAGGATCAGTCACCTCCGATTGTCAGGGCGGCATTTTTCTATTCAACCATTTCTATCCTTTTGGCTGGTTATACCAACTGGCTTCCGCAGCAGCGTTCAGACCCCCCTCCCAAGGGGGGTGCTGTGATCACCGGGGATATCACAATGGAAGACTTTGTCGATATGGGGCGCGTTATTGTTTTTAGTGCGAAACAGGTCGCTGGTCAGAAATCAATTGGTAAGGGGCAGTGTCCCTTGTGCCATACATTTGATCCAGGTGATAACATCGGTCGTTGTCCCAACTTGTTCGGTGTTGAGGAGCGTAGTCATACTCGGATTAAAGAGGACCGTTATTTAAATAGTCCTATTGCGGTCGGAGTTAAAGATGGTGGTTCCGGGATAGTTAAAGGTAAGGCTGAAGAGGTTCCTGAGGAATACAGACGAGGTGGATCCCCGGACTTTAATGGGGAAGATTATCTTCGTGAATCCCTGATGTGTCCTTCATGTTACGTGGTTGAAGGGTATGGTAAAGAGGGTGATACGATCAGTCCTATGCCTCTGATCCATAAGCCGCCGATCAGTCTGAGTCCGGTTGAATTGAATGCGGTAATTGCCTGGTTGCAGTCGAAAGACACCCCGGGTGAATTTGCCAAGGTAACGGTTCCTCTACCCTCTGGTGATGACGCTGCCGCAGAAGAAGCTCCGGCGGATGATGGCGGAGAAGCTCCGTTGTTTGTGACGGGTGATGAAACTCCCGAGGAGATAATCAATATCCTTGGTTGTCCGCTGTGCCACACCATTCCTGGAGTTGAGGGTGCGGTTGGGGCGCTGGGTCCGAAGCTGCATGAAAAAACTAACGCTCCAAGTCGCATGAAAGACGCGCGCTATGAAGGTACTGCAAAAACTACCAAGGAATATGTTCAGGAATCTATCCTCAATCCAAGTGTGTACATTGTTATGAACGAGGAAGAGGGTGAGCCTTATCCTGATGGTGTTATGCCGCAGGACTTTGGTAGTAAACTGTCTGTAAATGCGTTAAATAAACTAGTTGATTTCATTAGTAATACTGAAGCAGGCTCCGAAGGTTAAAGGAGAAGGACAAAATGAACAAAACCTTTTTAAGTCTTATTGTTACATTAGGTGTGGCGCTTGCCTTGCATTTTGGGGTAAAGCCGATGTTCCTTCCCAAGGAGCCCACCATGATTTTCAATCGGTACGCCTTCTTTATAGTTCTGGTGCTATCGATAATTGCAGTGAACCTGATTCTCAGGCTTTCTCCCGTGATGACTATGAAAGCGGCGTATGTCTGGGGACTGGGTTTTTACTTTTATGATCAAATTCTGTACCCACACGTTCCGTGGACCCTGTTCATCACTTACATGATGCTGTGGACCATTGGTACCTTCCTTTATATTTCGCAGGATTCCAAAACATTTGCGGAATTCAGGGAACCAATTGTGAAAACGATTACAGGTGAATTTAAAATTGCCCGTTATATCGTGTTTGCTGCGCTCCCGGTGCTGGTTGGTATGGGTACCTACAAGTTTATTTATCCCACATATCCAGAGCCGGTGGAGTTGCGTACTGTGCATCCTGCGCCTCCAGCTACGACCAAGGTTCATGGAAAGACATACACTCTGGAAGGATTGCAAAATCCTTATCGGGTGGATGAGCAGGATAACTACTATGAGGGTGGAACTCACCTTCCGGTAGAGGGTAAGTTTCCCTTCCTCGATGCAGAATCTGTCGAGTACATGAAGTATGTAACTGAGGGTGGAACTGTCTTCTTCCAAAATTGTCATTATTGTCATGGTGACCAGTTGAATGGTCTGGGTATGTTCTCCCACGTATTCAACCCGACTCCGGCAAACTTTGTCGATCCGGGAACCATCGCCATGCTTCGTGAATCGTTCCTCTTCTGGAGGGTGTCCAAAGGTGGGCCTGGTTTACCGAATGAGTCCACCCCCTGGTCTTCAGCAATGCCCCCATGGGAAGAACATTTAACAACGGAACAAATCTGGAAGGTCGTCCTGTTTGAATACTGGTACACAGGCTGGCATCCGCGAACCTTCGATGAAGAGTCATCTTCTGGTGGAGAAGGTGGCGGCGGCCATTAACCTTAACTTTAACTCTGTTACCAATTTAAATAGGGATCTAAAGAGGCAATCATGACAATTAACAAAAAATCAATCAAACCTGTTCTCGGTTTTCTTGGAATGGCAATGATGCTGGTGCTTCCTTCGGTAGCACTGGCAGGAGTGCCGGAGCCAATTCAGGAAGACAAGCTTGAACACGGTAAAAAGGTTTATTTTAAAAGGTGTGTCTGGTGCCATGGAGTAGAGGGCGGAGGAGACGGTCCATCTGCGGACCGGTTGTTCACCCGTCCACGTAACTTTATCCAGGGTACATTTAAAATCCGTTGGACTGACTCCGGTCAGCTGCCTCGGGATGAAGATCTGGAAAGAACAGTGAAAAATGGACTTCCCGGATCTGCTATGCCAGCTTGGGGTGA contains:
- a CDS encoding cytochrome c, with amino-acid sequence MNKTFLSLIVTLGVALALHFGVKPMFLPKEPTMIFNRYAFFIVLVLSIIAVNLILRLSPVMTMKAAYVWGLGFYFYDQILYPHVPWTLFITYMMLWTIGTFLYISQDSKTFAEFREPIVKTITGEFKIARYIVFAALPVLVGMGTYKFIYPTYPEPVELRTVHPAPPATTKVHGKTYTLEGLQNPYRVDEQDNYYEGGTHLPVEGKFPFLDAESVEYMKYVTEGGTVFFQNCHYCHGDQLNGLGMFSHVFNPTPANFVDPGTIAMLRESFLFWRVSKGGPGLPNESTPWSSAMPPWEEHLTTEQIWKVVLFEYWYTGWHPRTFDEESSSGGEGGGGH
- a CDS encoding cytochrome C, which gives rise to MLPEQQDILWTFVTIMFTLFSVYVFINVIQNCRARPGVNAQKWGIIFGAFILLSLYQTNHMFDLNQQEQLGYIRWQVLTVFFLLLAWGLFFKGNDVEDQSPPIVRAAFFYSTISILLAGYTNWLPQQRSDPPPKGGAVITGDITMEDFVDMGRVIVFSAKQVAGQKSIGKGQCPLCHTFDPGDNIGRCPNLFGVEERSHTRIKEDRYLNSPIAVGVKDGGSGIVKGKAEEVPEEYRRGGSPDFNGEDYLRESLMCPSCYVVEGYGKEGDTISPMPLIHKPPISLSPVELNAVIAWLQSKDTPGEFAKVTVPLPSGDDAAAEEAPADDGGEAPLFVTGDETPEEIINILGCPLCHTIPGVEGAVGALGPKLHEKTNAPSRMKDARYEGTAKTTKEYVQESILNPSVYIVMNEEEGEPYPDGVMPQDFGSKLSVNALNKLVDFISNTEAGSEG